The genomic region AGTAGCTTGCCGGTCCATCAGGATCCGGAATATCGACCGTGTAGGTCGAATACTCGCCGGGTTCTGGGTCGAACGCAGATAGATCGGGGTCGATATCTTCGACATCAACGGGGAGTGCATCGAGGAACGAATTTGGGTCAGTACCGCCAGTCAAGACGAGGTGGCTCTCAGCGCGCGTGACAGCCACATAGAGAAGCCGACGTTCCTCGTCGTAGTTCTGGGGGAGGCAGCGATTAAGAACGTCAGTCTTCCAATTGTCGTAGACGTGTGGGACGCCGTGTGCGTCCTCTGAGTACACCTTCCGCTGACGGAGGCCAATCGGGTCGGTGTAGGCGATATCGCTTCCGCTGCCACCGGAGGACGGGAATTTGTTAGCGTTCATATTTGCGAGGATGACGATCGGGTATTCGAGCCCTTTCGTCGCGTGGATCGTTTGGACAGTCACCGCGTTCGTCCCAGCCCCGGCGTCGACGTCGTGTGTACTCCCATCAGCAATCGCCTCCTCGATGAATCGGATCAGCTCCCCACGGGTGAACGTCGTCGTCCCGTGAACCGACTGAATAGTGTCGAGAACGACGTCTGCGGTCGGGCCGGAACGGCCGTACTGTTCGAACACGCGTCGGGCGACGCCGCCGAACGTCTCCAAATCCCGTAGATCCTCTCGGAATGCGACCATAGCTTCGGGATATGCCTCACGCTCGATGATCGTCTTCGTCTCGTCAATCGTGTAGCCAGCCTCTTCGAGGACGAGTGCCCACCCGCGTTCAGCGTCACGTTCGAGGATACGCAACCACGCTAACACCAGCTTCGCGGCGTCGGTCCGGAAGACCTCGATCCCACCCTCGTAGGCCATCGGCAGACCGAACTTACTCGCCGTATCGAGCAGATCCCGACCGAAATCGCGGGTTCGCGTCAACACAGCGATGTCGCCGTACTCCGGAGCGCGATACGTGCCGTCTTCGCCTTCGACGGCGTAGTCGTCGTTGTCGACGATTGCGTCGATCTTCGTGAGAATGGCCTCGTGTTCGTCCTCACTCGTGAGCGCCTCGATGTAGCTATCATCTCGATCTGTATCGGCAGTCAGTGGTGTTACCTGCTCGGAGATAGCCTCCGCATCCAGAGATTCGTTCTTTATCGCACGGGCAGTCAGGGCGTGGGTAGAGAAGTCCAAGATGGACTGCGTCGACCGGTAATTCCGCGTCAGCTGCTTATCGTCAATCGGCGTCGTCGGGAACGTGACTCGATTGACGTCCCGATTCAGCTCCGCGGCAAATCGTTCGAGGCGATCGTCGAACTCGCGGATGTTGTCGACGTCCGCGTACTGGAAGCTGTAGATGCTCTGTTTCCAGTCGCCGACCACACAGATGTTGTTCGTGCCGGCGAGCAGCAGCGTGAGTTTGAACTGGATCTCACTGGAGTCTTGGAACTCGTCGACCATCACGTACTCGTACCCCAGCTGCTCTCGGAGGTCGTGATCCTCACATAGAAGCACGAACGCGAACAGCTGAAGGAACCCGAAGTTCAGGTAGTTCCGCCGAAGCGCAAACTCAAGATAGGCGTGATATACGTCGTGGACGAACCGCTTGAGAGCCGTTCGGTCCTCCTCGAAGACACGTTTAGCGAGGTCCGCCGGGACTTGCTTGCCATCGCCGCGGATGTCCCACTTTGCGGGCGCCTTCGGGAGATACGTCTTATCTTCACCATACTGATAGAGCTTCTTTCGAAGCTTCGATTGCTTGCTTCCGCCGTTCCGTGGTTCATTCCGGTCGGTGAACAGCGTCTCGAACGCCTCAAAGTCCCCATCGAGGTGTGACTCGCTGTTCCGGTACCAGCCATCCGCAGTGGGGAACACACCCTTTGCGGAAAGTTCCTTGATCAGATCGAGTAGCTCCGACGTCTCCGACAATGCCGTGAAGAACTCGTCATACTCTGGGTGATTATCGATGAACTGTCCGATGAACTCACGAAACAGTGCCTGTTCAATGATTTCGTCTTCGATAATCCGTGTCGAGCCAGTGATCGTCTCATCAATCCCGAGGGACATCGGTGCGTCGTGTCCGTATTCGTCGAGCAGGTCGTGTGACAGCGAGTGGAACGTTTGGATCGGCGCGTTCGCGAGTTCCCGCATCCCGTACTCGCTGTGACGGACAATCCGCTCTCGCATCTCCTCGGCCGCGTTGTTCGTAAAGGTCACCAACAGCACGTCTTCGGGTTCGACGCCATCTTGGGCGACAATGTTTGCGTATCGCCGGGTAACGGTGAACGTCTTCCCGGTGCCAGCACCCGCGTCGACGAGATAGAGGCCATCAGTCGCCTCGATGAGTTCGCGTTGCTCCCGGTTCGGGTTGACGCCGCTCATTGTTCACCCTCTAAGAGAAGGTCACGATTGTCCACCCGTCGGTAGTTCGGCTCACCGGCGAGCCCCTCGATTGGGAACGCCTCGTCGCCAGTGCGGCGTCGGTTGAGTTCCGCCAGTCGCTCGTCGACAAACGATTCGAACGCATCGAGATCATTCTTGAAGAATGCACCCTTCTGTCGGTCGACGATTGCTCGCATCACCTGCTTGCTCCCTGTTGTCACGTACTTGTACTCGCCAATCTCGGCTTCGAGCCGGTCAATCATCGTCTCTCCGAACTCGGAGTCGATGAGTTCGTCGCTGTCAGTCGTCTCGACAAGCGGCGCAGCATCGAAGAGCGCGGCGTATGTCTGATAGTCGATCTTCGAGAGGATCTTCTGGCATTTCTGTGCCCCCTCCTCACGGAGATACTCGAAGAATTCCTCACGTTGCACGTGCTCGGTGAGCGATTCAGGGTAGTATGTTACAGTCGTCAACGCGTCGTCGATGTCGGCGTCGCCGGCGATCACGTCGTCGACGAGTTCGGTGACGTAGAAGAAGGTGAACGAGAGTTGGTCACCCGGACGTTGTAATCGCCAATAGGTGAGATAAAGTGCTGCCTGAAAGTCAGGCTCGTCTGTCGGCTCGTCAATCGCAGCGTGTTTGACGATTGAGGTGGCGCTGCTCTCGCTGCCACTCTTGTAGTCGAGCAGTTCTTGCTGCGACTGAACGAGGTCGATCATTCCATTGATGCCCAGTTCTTCGTCAGTAAACCGACGTTCAGTCACGGGAGAGTCGACATCCCGACCGAAGTGAGCAGCGACGGCATTATCACCCCCACTGGACGGCGTCAGAAACGCGCCCTCGGTCGGCTGGTTCGCGTCAAGATATGAGACGATCGTTTCGAGGCTCGCACGATATTCAGTGCGCCGGGTCCGTTCGTCGACGGAGCGAACCAGCGGACGGACGTCCTCGAGCATAAGTTCGACGACCTCCGAGAGTGTCTCTTCGTCAATCTCGTCCGGATGGTTGACGTAGAACTCCGCGAAGTCGTGGAGCAGGTTGCCCTCGGTGAGATACGCCTTCTCCGGACCGTCGACTATCCGGCTGAAGTAGTAGTCTCGCGGTGAGTTCACGTAGGTGTTGAGACTCGACTTGCTGATCGTCTCGACCGGGTCGGAAGTCACACCGACAGGTTCGTTCTCGAATCCGTCACCAGCTCGTGCTGCGGTTTCGATCTGATGACTTGTCGAAGGTAGATCGGAGAAGCGGTCGTACTCCGGTTCGAGGAGCTCTTCGAAGTACAGGCACGGCGTAACGGGTGATCCGCCGGTCGCATCTTGGACGAGATAGTGTTGCTGGCTGCCGCTCTGCAACAGCAGCTGGAAGCTCTTAAGATTCCGTGTAAACTGGGCGTCCTGGTCGACCCACGGACGACGTGGGGCCGAGTGGGTCCAGCGGTCGTCAAGCCCTAGGTAGAAGACAACCTCACGACCCACGTACGACGCTGATTTCGCATCGGCGAGCAAGACACCCTCGTTCTCTCGATCGACCGGCACCTCGTAGGTCTGGAGATAGAACGACAAATCGTCGAGGCGCGCTTCCGTGATGGATTCGTCCGCGATGGTGAGTGTCTCCAGTTCCTCCCGGAAGGCATCCATCGTGTCGCCGGCGTGGCGTTCAAACACTGAAAGAGCATCCGAGAACGTGTACTCTTGGACATCGTGGCAGAAGTCGATCAGCCACTTGAGATCTCCATCGTCAAGCTCGTGCAGTCGCTTGTTTGTGTCAGCGTCGACGACGTCACAATCGAAGACCGTCAACAGCGACCGGATCTCGCTTATTCGGGTATCAGTCCCCCGGTGGGCGGTCCGGAGGAGGTGGAGGAACAACCGGTGTTCGCTGCGATCTGTGAATCCCGGCCCGCCGAAAAACGGGATATCGGCCGCTTCGAGCGCGGACTCGATAAGCGGTGAATACTCGCTTTCCTGGTCGAGAACAATCCCGACGTTATCAGCGTTCTCGTCATCGACGGAATCGACGACGGTTTCGACGATCGCAGTCGGCGAATCGTGTATACGGAACGGCGGAAGCTCGAACTCGGTATCAGCGAAGAGGTCGACCGTGTCGTACTCGGCAGGCAGATACGCTCGTTCGAGCTGGGTGAGCATCGCCGGCTCGACGACGACCACGTCGAGATTCGGATCGATGGTCTCGTTTGTGAGCTTCATCGAGGCGGTCTCGAGTTCCGCGATTCGCTCCACAGCTCGTTCGGTGGCATCGTCGACGTAGCCGTCGTACTCGAAGATAGCGTCGTGTGACCCTCGGTGTTCCCAACACTGGAGGATATTCCCAACCGCGTATGCACAGCGCTTCCAGGAGAGGTCCTCGTGATCAAGCATACCGAGGAAAGCGAGACGGTCCTCGGACTCTTGGCGTCGACCAACTGCAAGTCGGCGTGGTGGGATCGCGAACGGACCGAGATGCGAACGATCGAGGTGGCGGTTGAGAGCACTTGCAAGCGGCCCATCCGGAGTGATCACCCGGTCGTACGATTGAACCTCTTCGTAGAGTTGGCCTGGCGATTTGGCGCGGGGAAATGGCACGCTCAGAGACAGTCAGTGATGTCGGTTAAATCTTTGTCAGTTAGATCAGACTTTGGAAAAGTACAGCTTAAGAACGACGGTTGTGATACCTCTACGCCGACGCGTCGTTCTGTATGAATGGAGGACTCAACCCTCACAAACACCGCCGACAATTCACGGCGGGTACTTGAACGTCTCCTCAACCCGGCGATGCAACTTGTGATCTGATGACTCCGACGAGAACCGAAACTCGCTGATGTCCTCCAGCGTCACCCCACCCGTGATTTCTCCCGGCTTCCCCATTACCTGCTCCGCGTACACGTTCTCATTCACGTCCGTGTACAGCACATGCAACTGGAACGAAACGTACCGAATTCCGGCGTCGTACAGTCGCTGCATCGTCTCAAACACGGGCGACTGGACGTACTCCGCTCGCCCCTCCTCACCGTGGAATACCTCCTCGAACTCGACTTGCGTGCTGAACTCAACCCGACCTTCGTTCGGACTTAACACTCCACCTTCCCGTGAATCGTTCTCGAACTGGTCCCCTTCGGTCCGATTCAACGGGAAGTACCGCGGGAGAATCTCGAACCCGTTATCGTCCGAAGTGAGGAAACACGCGTCCTCGATGTCGATAGGCGTCCCCTCCCCGGGGTCCGGGTCGTAGCTAACGACAAGTGTCGGGCGGACATACAGGTTCTGTGCGACGCCTTCACCGAGGTTCTCCAACTGGATTGTGAGAATGTCGAACGTGGTTCCGCGGCCACTCTTCGACTCGATTTCTTTCCGTCGGCTCTTCACGATTGGTTTGCTTTGACGTTCGATACTGTCCTGCAGGTCGTCGGTCTGCACTTCCGTGGTGGTGTTCGACTCCCAGAATACGAGTTTCTCAGTGAGCGTGACTTGTAACGCTGTTAGGCTGATTTGAGGGATATAGTCGCGTAGACGGTCGAACATACTGGTTAACGCTCACTCGTTGATAATAAATGGGTGGTCGTGGTACTCGATGGTAAGGAATGGAGGATATCCCGCAACCAGCGTCGGACCCGTACGACCCGGGCGACTCTGTCCGCGTGCACCTCGGCCCAGATGACCCGGACAGTCGCTTCCACGGCGTCCGCTGCGAGGTTGTAGACCGTTTCTCCGATAACTTAGACCGAGAGACCGGGCGTGACTCGGACCGGTTCACATACCGTGTGCGGAGCGTAGACGGTGACGTGCTCCCCGTCGAATTCCGACACGCGGATCTCGTCCCCAAAGAGTAGCCGCGTCTCGTCTAATCGTCCGCTTCGGCCGCTTCCGCGGCGTCCACGTTCAACGTCACGTCCTGCTTCCGTTCCGGTGCCGGTGGCTTCCCATCCGGGTACAGCTCCTGCATCTTCTTGTGATACGCACCGAGCCCCATCTGCGAGTTGATGTACACGAGTTTCCCCGGATCCAGGCCGTACAACTCCATTAGCAACCGGTCGATCTTCCAATCCGTAGTGTCACCTAACTCGCCGTCATCGAACATCGTATCGACGCAATCAGCAATCTCTTCTGCCCTCTCACGCCCGTCTTCTTCGGAGAGTTTCGCCACCGGGACCGGGAGTTCCCTGATGTCCGTCTGCCGCATATTAGCGAACGCCTCTGCGGCGTCAATCTCCCCGCTACGCTTGAACATGTAGTAATGCAGCACACGGGAGTTCATCAACCCGAGTAGGAACTTGTGGTACGTCGTCGTGTCGAGACCGCTCGGGACGTTCTCCGGGTCGGTCCATTTCCCCTCGTACTCCTCGTCCTCGTTGTCAAGATCGACGTCCACGTACCAGTCCAGCATGTCACCCTGGTCGGAGCGGATCTTATACACGTACACCGACCGCGGACAGTACACCGTGTCGTCGTGGAACGCGACCGACAACCCTACGCCGGCTTCCCGGATGAACAGCTTATCCCCGTCGTACACGGACTGGTCTTTGTAATTGACGCCATCGTACCCTAAGTCGAGACCCTTCAACTCTAGTTCGTCGTACCGTGCATCGAACGAATCACCGTCCATGTACGGCACGTCACCGTCGTCCGGGTCGTCGCTAATCAGGTACTCCTCGGCTGTTCGGTCCTGATACTCGAACACGACGTCACAGTAGTTGCACGTCTTCTCCGTGTCCGGGTCTCGACCGCGCGGCGGGGCAATCCACTTCCCGCACGCCGGGCACTTGATGACGTGCCCAGCCTTATTCAACTCGACGCCACGGTGCGACTCACAGAACGCACCGACCGGTATCGAATTGTCTTCCATCGTTTCGAGGAGCTCGTCGTCCTCAACGTACCGAAACGGCTCGATCTCCCCGGACTCGATGCATCGGCTCTGCGGGATGTCGAACGCGTACGCTGACTCCAGCTGCGATAGGCTCAACTCACCTTCAATCGCTTTCCGACGGTCTTCATCGACGAGAGTCATCGACCGGAACGTGTTGTCGTCGCTCGGCTCGGTGTTCTTGAGCTGCATCGTCACCGTGGACATGCGGATATCACTTCCGAACCAGTCCGCGCCCATGATGTGGAATCGTTCGAATTCGTAGTTATCGAGCAGGTGCTGCCGGATTTCAGCCTTCTCGGACCGGAGCAGGGTTTTCGGGAGAACGTACGCTAACCGGCCACCGTCGTCTAGGTACTTGCACGCGGTGAGGATGAACAACTCGTACGTGTCCATGTTCTCGACGTCGAACTCGTCACCGAACTCATCGTCAACCCATTCGGCCGCTTCGGGGCTTACTTGCCCGCCCCACGGCGGATTCCCGATTATCAGGTCGAACTCGCCGAACCCGGCCGTTTCATCGATGTCTTCGAATTGGATTTCCCCGGCGAGCGCGTCCTGTGACGCGAAATTCCCGGTGAGCATACCGAGTGACGTGTTCTTCCGCGCTGAGCGTAGCCACACGGAGAGTTTCGAGATTTCAATCGCTTCCTGTAGTAGGTCGTTCCCGTGCAGGCACTTGTCCAGAATCTCGATTTCCCGCTTTTCGAACGATTCAAGCGGCACCTGTACCGGTCCGTCCGAACCGGCTGCTGCTACCTTCGCGGATCGGAGCTTCTCGTGCACTCGACGCGCCTCACGGCTCAAGTGGTTGAAACAGGACACCAGGAACGCACCGGACCCGCACGCTATGTCCGCGATTCGGATGTTGACAATTTCCTTCAGGTAGGCTTCAAGGAATTCCTTGTCGGGGTTCTCCATCTCCATCTCCCCGTTCTCAAGGTCTAACTCGTCCCGAATCTTCGCGCGCTTGTCCTGTAGAAGGTCCTGTATCGCGTGCTCGGCGACGTACTCGGTGAGACCCTCCCGCGTGAAGTACAGGCCATAGTCCCCTCGGTCACCGCTGAACGGGTTCGATTCGCCTTCTGCGAGGTTCGCTCGCACCTGCTCGATATCACCCACGCTCTCCTCGAAGATACGGCCGAGAACGTGCTCATTCAGGTCTTGGTGGAAGTCGTACTCGTAGAACCCGTACACGCCGTTAATCGTCGTATCCCCGATCTCGTATTCCCGAGTGAACAACTCGTCCGGGAGGATCACTGACTGCAGCACTTCGTCCTCCTCGAACAACCCGCCGTCGTACCCGAAGATATCGTACGGGTACTCGTCCGGGCTCCCAGTGTCGATGACTCTGAACATATCCTGAATGAGCGGGTAGATTTTCCGGTCGTCCAGCGTCGGGAGTGTCGCGCCGGTGCTGACGACGTCCTCAAGCAGGTCGTCCGGGAGTAGTCCGGACGGGTGGTCTGAGAAGAAGCAAATTACGAGACCGCGGTGTATCAGGGTTTGAGCGGCTTGAATCGCGGCAAGTTGCCCGTCGCTGGATTCGCCGAGTTCCGGGGCTTCGTTGATAATTTCCTCGTACACGTCCTCCACAGCTTCCCGGTAGAATTGGTAGAAGTCCTCGGTGAGTTCCAACCGTTCGGACAGGTTCTGCGCCATGAGGTCCTCGATGTCCGAATCGGCATCCTCACCGATTAGGAACCGTCGGTGCATAATGAAGTAGAATTCCCAGAACGTCTCGGTCAACTCACCGTCGGCGTCAAGGAACTCGTCGATCTCCCACTCCTCGTAATGGTCGATACTGCCGTGGTGGTACAACCTGACTACTTCCATGTTCGACGCGACAACCCACCGAACGGACAGACCGTTCGTGATCGCGTACTCGAATGCCTGCTCCACCGGTGATTTGAGGCGCGATGGATCGACTTTATCGAGGTCCGTCCCCGGGTCTTTCAGCTCACCGACGACTTTCCTGACGTCTTCAGTGAGATCCCCGTCGTCCTGTTCGAAGTGACCGAGTAGAACGTCGGGGAACCCGTCACCGCCTTCGGAGAGTGATTCAGGGAGGAGTTGGAATTCACCGGCGCTGCCGCGCGGTCGAGTGTATCCAAGTACATCGCTGAAAATGTCACTTACGAACGATTGCTGCAGGTTGCGCTCAGTGAGTGACGTGCTCGTTCCCGTCCAGCCTTCCACGGCATCAACAATGTCGTCGGTGTCGACTGGGCGTTCGACTTCCTGTTGCTGTAAGTACTCATCCACTAGGTCCGCGTCGAAGAGAGAGAGTGCTGATTAGTCGGCAAGGATATTGGGTTCTTTCTTATACAGGATACTTTGTTCTATCCCTTAACCAGTCACGGCGCCATTGTCCATCCCCTTGGCCGCTATTAAAAAATTTGTCGTGTTGGGTAAATTACTGGAATTTGAGGTGGGGTATTGAGACACCTCTGACATGACCGTGTCGCTCTCGACAATGAAACAATTTTGGCCGCCCCTGAACCGTAGTTCAACCGACCGGAACACTGAATTCCCGTTGCTATCGTATCGGACACGTCTCCCCCGTCGTCCTGTCCCCGGACGGAGAGTACGATTTTGAATGGACTCGACATACAAAGCCGAAGCACAGCTACTGTATGATGTCGTGGACTGGTTTGCTGAAAAGTTGCTCTGTTGCAGCGTCGAATAGCACCAGTTTCAGCCTTGTTCTCGGCTGATTTCCGTGAGGCTTGTGGGGAATTGGACGCCGTCTTGCGATATGAGGTCGAAACGGCCGATCATACGGCAGTGTAAGAATCTTGCCAAACAGCACGTGGATAACCCTGACGAACCCGCTGCGCCGGACGGCGCCAGCGGGTTCGCCGAGTGGACTCAGATCGCGTTTATCCTCTTGCATGCGGAACTCGACAAAGATTTCCGAGAGACTGAAGCATGGTTCAATGACTCCAGAGCCATCCGTGAAGAGCTTAACATCGACAAATCGCCGGATCACACCACGCTCTGTCGATGGGAGCAACAGGTCGACATGCGTGAACTCCGCAGCCTGCTCCGCCGCAGTGCGGAGCAGGCTGGCTGGTCGGGAACAGCAGCAATCGACGCCAGTGGCTTCCAGCGAGATCAAACCAGCTATCATTACCGGAATCGTGCTGGCTTCTCGTTTCACAAGCTGAAGACAACGATTTTGGTCGATACAGAGTCACTGGCGATCAAAGACGTTCATTTCACGACGAAGCGCAAGTGGGACGGACACATCGGCTTGCAGGTCTATCGGCGCAACGCCGAAGACCTGCAAGAGTTCCTTGCAGATGCGAACTATTCGTGGTCAGATCTCAGAGAGGAGTGTCGCGCTGGCGCGACACGACCGCTAATCAAACACAGGGAGCACAATGCGCTGAAGAAAGCGCATAACGCTCGGATGGACGAAGATCTGTACCATCAGCGGACACTGAGTGAGACTGCGTTCTCACTGCTGAAGGATGACGGTGAGAAGTTACGCTCTCGGAGCTGGCACGGCCAGTTCCGAGAGCTCACGCGCAAGTGTATCGTGCATAACCTATCGCAGGCGGCGAGTTAGGGCTCGCCGCCTGCTCTCTTTCTCTGGACGTATCCGCCAGAGACATCGCCGTCATCCACGTACGGGTTCTCACAAAGTGACCTAATTCTGATGGTTGCAGAATCAACGAACTGTACTCCTCCCACATCATCCAGATCTCAAAACCATCAGTACAGGAGTTCTAACGCCACCTGCCTGAATGTCAAAGTTTCAATACTGCCGCCGTCTTGCGTTCAACAGAGCATGAAAAGTACAATTTCGGCAACCAGATGCTCGTCACGTACAAGATAGCGACTATGATATCGCGGTTTTTTGAAGCACTAGGGTATGATTGACGTGGCATTGCCTTGCCAAACGCCACATTACGTTCGACCTCAGGTGTTTCCGGAAATGCTTGGTTTCCTCAAAACGAACCGCATCACAGCGTGGTCAAACTTGGATTGAACTGAGATTGAATAGTACTTTCCGGAAACACCCCGGTCACGTTTTTAGTACTAGCCAGAAAACCAGTCTATCAATCAAAGATGATCCGCGATGCTCGCGTTCTCCGCGCCGGGTTCGTCCCTCGGGAAGTTGAGCATCGCGACGCCGAAGTCAACCACCTCTCCAGCGTCCTCGAGCCCATCACGAACGGAGAGCCTGCAGACACGGCCATCGTCACTGGACCCAGTGGCGCCGGCAAGACCTGCATCTCGCAATTCGTCACGGAACGGCTCCGCGAAGAGGTCCTCGACGTCGAGACTACCTACGTCAACTGCTGGCGCAACTACACCCGGTTCCGCACGCTCTACCAGATCCTCGACGACTTCGGCGCGACCATCGACATCCACCGGCAGTCGACGCCGCATGACGAACTCGTCGACCGCCTCCAGCAGCATGACGGCCCGCGGACCGTCGTCATTCTCGACGAGGTCGACCAACTGGAGGACCCCAGCGTCATTTACGACCTCCACAGCCTCCCGCAGTTCGCGATCATCTGTATCGCGAACAAGGAAGAGGAGCTGTTCAGCCGCGTCGACGACCGCCTCGTGAGCCGGCTGCGCTCCAGCGAACACGTCCGGATGGACAAGTACCACGACGAGCAGCTGTACGACATCCTGAGTGCGCGGGCGAAGTGGGGACTCGATGAGGACGTCATCACCGACGACCAGCTCTACCGGATCGCCGACGCGGCCGCCGGCGACGCCCGCCTCGCAATCGGCATCCTTCGAACGGCCGCCGGCAAGGCCGATCGCGAGAACCACGAGCGCATCACCGACGACATTCTCCTGGACGCCGCCGAGGATGCTCGAGCCCAGATCAAGCAGAAGAGCCTCGACTCACTCACCCCCCATCAGCGGGTTGTCTACGACATCGTTCGCGAGCACGGCCCGGTCGGGCCGAGCGAGATTCACGAGCGCTATACCGAGGACGTCGATGATCCACGGACGAAGCGGACTATCCGCACGTACCTCTCGAAGATGGAGCAGTACAACCTCCTCGAGGCGGAAGGGACGAGTCGGGATCGAGAGTACTCGCTCGTCGATTCAGCAGCTGCGTCGCCGATGCAGTAACGGTGACCCCGTCAGCTATCAGGAACTGAACTCGCCGAGGCCCGATTGCTCGTGGTCTAGCGGCTCGATGACC from Natrinema pellirubrum DSM 15624 harbors:
- a CDS encoding UvrD-helicase domain-containing protein, whose product is MSGVNPNREQRELIEATDGLYLVDAGAGTGKTFTVTRRYANIVAQDGVEPEDVLLVTFTNNAAEEMRERIVRHSEYGMRELANAPIQTFHSLSHDLLDEYGHDAPMSLGIDETITGSTRIIEDEIIEQALFREFIGQFIDNHPEYDEFFTALSETSELLDLIKELSAKGVFPTADGWYRNSESHLDGDFEAFETLFTDRNEPRNGGSKQSKLRKKLYQYGEDKTYLPKAPAKWDIRGDGKQVPADLAKRVFEEDRTALKRFVHDVYHAYLEFALRRNYLNFGFLQLFAFVLLCEDHDLREQLGYEYVMVDEFQDSSEIQFKLTLLLAGTNNICVVGDWKQSIYSFQYADVDNIREFDDRLERFAAELNRDVNRVTFPTTPIDDKQLTRNYRSTQSILDFSTHALTARAIKNESLDAEAISEQVTPLTADTDRDDSYIEALTSEDEHEAILTKIDAIVDNDDYAVEGEDGTYRAPEYGDIAVLTRTRDFGRDLLDTASKFGLPMAYEGGIEVFRTDAAKLVLAWLRILERDAERGWALVLEEAGYTIDETKTIIEREAYPEAMVAFREDLRDLETFGGVARRVFEQYGRSGPTADVVLDTIQSVHGTTTFTRGELIRFIEEAIADGSTHDVDAGAGTNAVTVQTIHATKGLEYPIVILANMNANKFPSSGGSGSDIAYTDPIGLRQRKVYSEDAHGVPHVYDNWKTDVLNRCLPQNYDEERRLLYVAVTRAESHLVLTGGTDPNSFLDALPVDVEDIDPDLSAFDPEPGEYSTYTVDIPDPDGPASYSPHTFIDDAVFEGNTGGRGMEFGSDVHEFAERYVLGDAVETGDNPDKEHVKELIDSLDGETRAEIDAFLPLTVDGEKVTIGGIIDLLHVTSDRVEIVDYKTDLTTYAEDEYQKQLSIYYHVVADQYPERSVTASIFYTDDGTRHNITPLDKADLRELVLTHSV
- a CDS encoding Eco57I restriction-modification methylase domain-containing protein yields the protein MDEYLQQQEVERPVDTDDIVDAVEGWTGTSTSLTERNLQQSFVSDIFSDVLGYTRPRGSAGEFQLLPESLSEGGDGFPDVLLGHFEQDDGDLTEDVRKVVGELKDPGTDLDKVDPSRLKSPVEQAFEYAITNGLSVRWVVASNMEVVRLYHHGSIDHYEEWEIDEFLDADGELTETFWEFYFIMHRRFLIGEDADSDIEDLMAQNLSERLELTEDFYQFYREAVEDVYEEIINEAPELGESSDGQLAAIQAAQTLIHRGLVICFFSDHPSGLLPDDLLEDVVSTGATLPTLDDRKIYPLIQDMFRVIDTGSPDEYPYDIFGYDGGLFEEDEVLQSVILPDELFTREYEIGDTTINGVYGFYEYDFHQDLNEHVLGRIFEESVGDIEQVRANLAEGESNPFSGDRGDYGLYFTREGLTEYVAEHAIQDLLQDKRAKIRDELDLENGEMEMENPDKEFLEAYLKEIVNIRIADIACGSGAFLVSCFNHLSREARRVHEKLRSAKVAAAGSDGPVQVPLESFEKREIEILDKCLHGNDLLQEAIEISKLSVWLRSARKNTSLGMLTGNFASQDALAGEIQFEDIDETAGFGEFDLIIGNPPWGGQVSPEAAEWVDDEFGDEFDVENMDTYELFILTACKYLDDGGRLAYVLPKTLLRSEKAEIRQHLLDNYEFERFHIMGADWFGSDIRMSTVTMQLKNTEPSDDNTFRSMTLVDEDRRKAIEGELSLSQLESAYAFDIPQSRCIESGEIEPFRYVEDDELLETMEDNSIPVGAFCESHRGVELNKAGHVIKCPACGKWIAPPRGRDPDTEKTCNYCDVVFEYQDRTAEEYLISDDPDDGDVPYMDGDSFDARYDELELKGLDLGYDGVNYKDQSVYDGDKLFIREAGVGLSVAFHDDTVYCPRSVYVYKIRSDQGDMLDWYVDVDLDNEDEEYEGKWTDPENVPSGLDTTTYHKFLLGLMNSRVLHYYMFKRSGEIDAAEAFANMRQTDIRELPVPVAKLSEEDGRERAEEIADCVDTMFDDGELGDTTDWKIDRLLMELYGLDPGKLVYINSQMGLGAYHKKMQELYPDGKPPAPERKQDVTLNVDAAEAAEADD
- a CDS encoding PD-(D/E)XK nuclease family protein gives rise to the protein MPFPRAKSPGQLYEEVQSYDRVITPDGPLASALNRHLDRSHLGPFAIPPRRLAVGRRQESEDRLAFLGMLDHEDLSWKRCAYAVGNILQCWEHRGSHDAIFEYDGYVDDATERAVERIAELETASMKLTNETIDPNLDVVVVEPAMLTQLERAYLPAEYDTVDLFADTEFELPPFRIHDSPTAIVETVVDSVDDENADNVGIVLDQESEYSPLIESALEAADIPFFGGPGFTDRSEHRLFLHLLRTAHRGTDTRISEIRSLLTVFDCDVVDADTNKRLHELDDGDLKWLIDFCHDVQEYTFSDALSVFERHAGDTMDAFREELETLTIADESITEARLDDLSFYLQTYEVPVDRENEGVLLADAKSASYVGREVVFYLGLDDRWTHSAPRRPWVDQDAQFTRNLKSFQLLLQSGSQQHYLVQDATGGSPVTPCLYFEELLEPEYDRFSDLPSTSHQIETAARAGDGFENEPVGVTSDPVETISKSSLNTYVNSPRDYYFSRIVDGPEKAYLTEGNLLHDFAEFYVNHPDEIDEETLSEVVELMLEDVRPLVRSVDERTRRTEYRASLETIVSYLDANQPTEGAFLTPSSGGDNAVAAHFGRDVDSPVTERRFTDEELGINGMIDLVQSQQELLDYKSGSESSATSIVKHAAIDEPTDEPDFQAALYLTYWRLQRPGDQLSFTFFYVTELVDDVIAGDADIDDALTTVTYYPESLTEHVQREEFFEYLREEGAQKCQKILSKIDYQTYAALFDAAPLVETTDSDELIDSEFGETMIDRLEAEIGEYKYVTTGSKQVMRAIVDRQKGAFFKNDLDAFESFVDERLAELNRRRTGDEAFPIEGLAGEPNYRRVDNRDLLLEGEQ
- a CDS encoding IS5-like element ISNpe14 family transposase: MRSKRPIIRQCKNLAKQHVDNPDEPAAPDGASGFAEWTQIAFILLHAELDKDFRETEAWFNDSRAIREELNIDKSPDHTTLCRWEQQVDMRELRSLLRRSAEQAGWSGTAAIDASGFQRDQTSYHYRNRAGFSFHKLKTTILVDTESLAIKDVHFTTKRKWDGHIGLQVYRRNAEDLQEFLADANYSWSDLREECRAGATRPLIKHREHNALKKAHNARMDEDLYHQRTLSETAFSLLKDDGEKLRSRSWHGQFRELTRKCIVHNLSQAAS